The Blastocatellia bacterium genome contains a region encoding:
- a CDS encoding condensation domain-containing protein yields the protein MSTSDRRLVPDLEPLNLVELLRHRAAAQAERAGYTFLADARTPAACMTYSELDRRARAIGAWLQSRRAADERVLLLFPSGIDYIAAFFGCLYARAVAVPAYPPRSNRRLGRIEAIIENASPAIILTASRLLPQIQWLREAGAGRKAAICAVDAIEDEWADTWRRPSVAGHTLAFLQYTSGSTATPKGVMVTHENLLDNERLIKHAFRQTEASIIVCWLPLFHDMGLIGSVLQTLYAGARCILLSPTTFLQNPSAWLETISRYRATTSGGPDFAYALCSRKVSAEQREAIDLSTWETAYCGAEPIRKQTLDQFAAAFSPCGFRPTAFHPCYGLAEATLFVSGSQSGGGPTIKSVRGEALKRNRLEPAAAEDADARHLVSCGESGAGGRIRIVDPLSLTECPTGHVGEVWVAGASVAAGYWNLPDESRRTFKAYLADSGAGPFLRTGDLGVIEDGELYVTGRSKDLIIIRGRNHYPQDIEFTVERCHPAARPGGGAAFSVEVGGEERLVIVQEIERQYQEADLHEVAEAIRGAVTEAHEVQAHAVVLSKPGSVPKTSSGKVQRSACREAFLAGALNAIESSLVTEPGDLPVESDQPTVSREELLALDSEPQRRLRLERHLQSVVARLLGLAPGQLPLQQPLMRLGVDSLKAMELQNEIETGLKIFLPMSAFLQEESISRLALLAAAELTRPVDEPPSEPAAPANEEADFPPSFGQQRLWFLDQLTPGNPAYNIAVAFRLVGSLNRFALEQAVREIAFRHSALRTVFRERQGQLAQVIQPAAQIGLPLVDMGSVAAGKADELAAAEARRPFDLKQGPLLRVRLLRSSADESLLLLTLHHIISDAWSLGVLLDELAALYRAYLAGNASPLAPLPVQYADFALWQRRQLRGDLLRSQLAYWQQQFARPAAELELPADRPRPRRSVSPAAFEKLTLTKELSDEIRRLARKEGSTLFMALLAGFSVVLHHYTAQSDITVGSPIAGRNRAEFERLIGFFVNTLVLRVDLSGNPTFRQLLGRVRDVALQAYAHQDLPFERLVAAIAPERTVNHSPLYRVWFGLHAGALPTVKLPAATLTPLETVSQAAKVDLAVHFVDGAAGISGNFEYNGDLFEAGTIADLCESFRAVLERATRQPGLSLRALDEHLRMAGRHYQSRVAAKYESALHQQLKQVRRRVVSS from the coding sequence GTGTCCACGTCAGACCGCCGGTTGGTGCCGGACCTTGAGCCGCTCAACCTCGTCGAGCTGCTACGCCACAGGGCCGCGGCGCAGGCCGAGCGAGCGGGCTACACCTTCCTCGCCGATGCGAGGACGCCGGCAGCCTGCATGACCTACAGCGAGCTGGACCGGCGGGCGCGGGCCATCGGCGCATGGCTGCAATCCCGCAGGGCCGCCGATGAGCGCGTCTTACTGCTCTTTCCGTCCGGCATTGATTACATCGCGGCCTTCTTCGGCTGCCTCTATGCCAGGGCGGTGGCCGTTCCCGCCTACCCGCCGCGCTCCAACCGGCGCCTTGGCCGCATCGAAGCCATCATCGAAAACGCGTCGCCGGCGATCATTCTCACCGCCAGCCGCCTGCTGCCGCAGATACAGTGGCTGCGCGAGGCGGGGGCAGGACGGAAGGCGGCGATCTGCGCCGTCGATGCCATTGAAGACGAATGGGCGGACACCTGGCGGCGGCCTTCTGTGGCCGGACATACACTGGCCTTCCTCCAGTATACGTCAGGCTCGACGGCAACGCCGAAAGGCGTGATGGTGACGCATGAGAACCTGCTCGACAACGAGCGCCTGATTAAGCACGCCTTTCGACAGACTGAAGCGTCAATCATCGTCTGCTGGCTGCCGCTATTCCATGACATGGGACTGATCGGCAGCGTGCTGCAAACGCTATACGCCGGCGCGCGCTGCATCCTGTTGTCGCCGACGACCTTTCTGCAAAACCCCTCGGCGTGGCTCGAAACCATATCGCGCTACCGGGCGACGACCAGCGGCGGGCCGGATTTCGCCTACGCCCTGTGCTCGCGTAAGGTCAGCGCCGAGCAACGCGAAGCCATTGACTTGAGCACCTGGGAGACGGCCTACTGCGGGGCCGAGCCGATACGCAAACAGACGCTCGACCAGTTCGCCGCCGCCTTTTCGCCCTGCGGATTCCGCCCCACGGCCTTTCACCCCTGCTACGGGTTGGCCGAGGCCACCCTGTTCGTTTCAGGCAGTCAGAGCGGGGGCGGGCCGACGATTAAATCGGTCCGTGGCGAAGCCCTCAAACGAAACCGCCTGGAGCCGGCGGCGGCTGAAGACGCCGACGCGCGCCATCTGGTGAGTTGCGGGGAGAGCGGCGCGGGCGGGCGAATCAGGATCGTCGATCCACTGTCTCTGACGGAATGTCCGACCGGCCACGTCGGCGAGGTCTGGGTCGCGGGGGCGAGCGTCGCCGCCGGCTACTGGAACCTGCCTGACGAATCGCGTCGCACCTTCAAGGCTTATCTGGCCGACAGCGGCGCAGGCCCTTTCCTGCGCACCGGCGATCTGGGCGTCATCGAGGATGGCGAGTTGTACGTGACCGGGCGCTCGAAAGACCTGATCATCATTCGCGGTCGCAATCATTATCCGCAGGACATTGAATTCACCGTCGAGCGTTGTCATCCGGCGGCGCGGCCCGGCGGCGGCGCCGCTTTCTCCGTGGAGGTCGGCGGCGAAGAGCGACTGGTCATCGTTCAAGAGATCGAGCGGCAGTATCAGGAAGCGGACTTGCACGAGGTCGCCGAGGCCATCCGCGGGGCAGTGACCGAAGCGCATGAGGTCCAGGCGCACGCGGTCGTTTTAAGCAAACCGGGCAGCGTGCCCAAGACTTCGAGCGGCAAAGTGCAGCGCTCGGCCTGCCGCGAAGCGTTCTTGGCCGGCGCACTAAACGCGATTGAATCGAGCCTGGTCACAGAGCCGGGCGACCTGCCTGTCGAATCAGATCAGCCGACGGTCTCCCGTGAAGAGTTGCTGGCCCTTGATTCGGAACCTCAACGGCGGCTGCGGCTGGAGCGCCACCTGCAAAGTGTAGTGGCACGGCTGCTGGGACTGGCGCCCGGCCAGTTGCCTTTGCAGCAACCGCTGATGCGGCTCGGAGTGGATTCGCTGAAGGCGATGGAACTGCAAAATGAGATCGAGACGGGGTTGAAGATTTTCTTGCCCATGTCGGCCTTTTTGCAGGAGGAAAGTATCTCCAGGCTCGCCCTGCTGGCAGCCGCCGAGCTGACGAGGCCGGTTGATGAGCCGCCTTCAGAGCCGGCCGCTCCGGCCAACGAGGAGGCGGACTTTCCGCCCTCGTTCGGTCAGCAGCGGTTGTGGTTCCTGGACCAGTTGACGCCGGGCAATCCGGCCTACAATATCGCGGTTGCGTTTCGCCTGGTCGGCTCTCTGAATCGCTTTGCGCTGGAGCAGGCGGTCAGAGAGATTGCCTTCCGCCACAGCGCCTTGCGAACCGTTTTTAGAGAACGCCAGGGCCAGCTCGCGCAGGTCATACAGCCGGCGGCGCAAATCGGGCTGCCGCTGGTTGATATGGGAAGCGTGGCAGCCGGCAAGGCTGACGAGCTGGCGGCGGCAGAAGCTCGACGCCCTTTCGACCTCAAGCAGGGGCCACTGCTACGCGTGCGCCTGCTGCGCTCGTCAGCCGACGAGAGCCTGTTGCTGCTGACGCTGCACCACATTATCAGTGATGCGTGGTCGCTCGGAGTTTTGCTGGACGAGTTGGCTGCCCTTTACCGGGCCTATCTGGCGGGCAACGCCTCGCCGCTAGCGCCGCTGCCGGTTCAGTACGCGGATTTCGCCCTGTGGCAGCGCCGGCAATTGCGAGGCGACCTTCTGCGAAGCCAGCTTGCGTACTGGCAGCAGCAGTTTGCCAGGCCGGCTGCCGAGCTTGAACTGCCCGCCGACAGGCCGCGCCCGCGGCGGAGTGTAAGCCCCGCGGCGTTTGAAAAACTGACTCTCACGAAAGAACTCTCAGACGAAATCAGAAGGCTCGCCCGGAAAGAGGGAAGCACACTGTTTATGGCCCTGCTGGCGGGGTTCTCTGTGGTGCTCCACCACTACACGGCGCAGAGCGACATCACGGTCGGGTCGCCCATCGCAGGGCGCAACCGCGCCGAGTTCGAGCGGCTCATCGGTTTCTTCGTCAACACGTTGGTCTTGCGGGTCGATCTGTCCGGCAACCCGACCTTCCGCCAACTCCTCGGGCGCGTCCGCGACGTGGCCCTACAGGCATACGCTCACCAGGACCTGCCATTCGAGCGGCTGGTGGCGGCCATTGCGCCGGAACGCACGGTCAACCATTCTCCCTTGTACCGCGTCTGGTTCGGTCTGCACGCCGGCGCTTTGCCGACCGTGAAACTGCCCGCCGCCACGCTGACTCCGCTCGAGACGGTTTCGCAGGCCGCCAAAGTCGATCTGGCCGTCCACTTCGTAGATGGCGCGGCGGGCATCAGCGGCAACTTCGAGTATAACGGCGACCTGTTTGAAGCCGGCACTATAGCCGATCTATGCGAGTCCTTTCGAGCGGTCCTTGAAAGGGCGACGAGGCAGCCGGGCCTCAGCTTGCGGGCGCTCGATGAGCACCTGCGAATGGCCGGCAGGCATTACCAGAGCCGCGTGGCGGCGAAATACGAAAGCGCGCTTCATCAGCAGTTGAAGCAAGTCCGGCGTCGTGTCGTCTCAAGTTAA
- a CDS encoding carbamoyltransferase C-terminal domain-containing protein: protein MLVLGISGGMNLVYEDHYPVSRGSFHDAAAALVDDGRIVAAIEEERLNRIKHTNKAPAAAIRFCLDSAKVSLNDVDRVAFFGTEGFLNGFLKRHHLHHRQSDFTDARGLIRRIFNEELGFTIADDKMTFVHHHMAHAVSAFALSGFEQSLILTIDGHGDGIAGMLLQAEGPHLSVINTIPTSKSLGWFYDDVIRYLGFEEFEEYKVMGLAPYGDPGRFRDLFKTFYSLMPNGGYALHKERLEALYDVVPPRKKAEAITQLHMDVAAALQESLEEIVLHLLRYFRRKTGQRNLCLAGGVAHNCSLNGKILYSGLFSDVFVQPAAHDAGTAIGAALQVYRENHPAGKARRLEHVYLGTDVGDDALIAATLWPWRRLIEYERVDHIAARAAALLADGAIIGWVQGRSEFGPRALGNRSIVADPRPAQNKDIINAMVKKREGFRPFAPSVLEECAGDYFDLPAGQARLPFMVFVVRVRKDKQALLGAVTHVDGSARVHTVSKATNEPFWNLINEFGKLTGVPVLLNTSFNNNVEPIVDSAQDAVVCFLTTSLHYLVVGNYLVRRREHDYLAYLDMIPSMPLYTRMQQVKGYVSSNQTRTACKISNTYDQRFQIEVSPEVFSVLSSADGKASLGRLLDRHGSGDGKKAQVDEIIRLWTKRVVKLSPPARR, encoded by the coding sequence ATGCTAGTCTTGGGAATTTCGGGCGGCATGAATCTCGTCTACGAAGATCACTACCCGGTCAGTCGAGGTTCATTCCACGATGCCGCCGCCGCCCTGGTTGATGACGGCAGAATCGTTGCCGCCATCGAAGAGGAGCGGCTCAATCGAATCAAGCATACGAATAAGGCCCCGGCGGCGGCCATACGCTTCTGCCTCGACAGTGCGAAAGTCAGCCTCAATGACGTGGACCGGGTCGCCTTCTTCGGCACGGAAGGGTTCCTGAATGGCTTCCTCAAGCGCCATCACTTGCACCACCGCCAGTCGGACTTTACCGACGCCAGGGGGTTAATCCGGCGCATATTCAACGAGGAACTGGGTTTCACAATCGCCGACGATAAAATGACCTTCGTCCATCATCATATGGCCCACGCCGTCAGCGCCTTTGCGCTGTCGGGGTTCGAGCAGAGCCTGATCCTCACGATTGACGGCCACGGCGATGGGATAGCCGGCATGCTCTTGCAGGCAGAAGGCCCGCACCTGTCGGTCATCAACACCATCCCGACGTCGAAATCCCTCGGCTGGTTTTATGATGACGTCATCCGGTATCTGGGGTTTGAAGAGTTTGAGGAGTACAAGGTGATGGGGCTGGCCCCTTACGGCGACCCCGGCAGGTTTCGTGACCTGTTCAAGACCTTTTACAGCCTGATGCCGAACGGCGGCTACGCCCTGCATAAGGAGCGTTTGGAGGCCCTGTACGACGTGGTGCCGCCGCGCAAGAAGGCCGAGGCGATCACCCAGCTCCACATGGACGTGGCGGCGGCTTTGCAGGAGTCTCTGGAAGAGATCGTCCTGCACTTGCTGAGATACTTCAGGAGAAAGACCGGCCAGCGCAATCTCTGCCTGGCCGGCGGGGTCGCGCACAACTGCTCGCTGAATGGGAAGATTCTTTATTCGGGCCTGTTTTCGGATGTCTTCGTGCAGCCGGCGGCGCACGACGCGGGCACGGCCATCGGCGCCGCCTTACAGGTCTACCGCGAAAACCACCCGGCCGGTAAGGCACGCCGCCTGGAGCATGTTTACCTGGGAACCGACGTCGGCGACGACGCGCTCATCGCCGCGACGTTATGGCCCTGGCGGCGATTGATCGAGTACGAGCGCGTCGATCATATAGCCGCGCGCGCGGCGGCGCTGCTCGCCGACGGCGCGATCATCGGGTGGGTTCAAGGCCGTTCGGAATTTGGCCCGCGTGCGCTCGGCAACCGCAGCATCGTGGCCGACCCGAGGCCGGCTCAAAACAAAGACATTATCAACGCGATGGTCAAGAAGCGTGAAGGCTTCAGGCCCTTTGCGCCCTCGGTCCTGGAAGAGTGCGCCGGCGATTACTTTGACTTGCCCGCCGGCCAGGCGCGCCTCCCCTTCATGGTCTTTGTGGTGCGTGTGCGGAAAGACAAACAGGCGCTGCTCGGGGCCGTCACCCATGTTGATGGCAGCGCCAGAGTCCACACGGTCTCCAAAGCGACTAACGAGCCGTTCTGGAACTTGATCAACGAGTTCGGCAAACTCACCGGCGTCCCCGTGCTCCTCAACACGTCCTTCAATAACAACGTCGAGCCGATTGTCGATTCCGCCCAGGACGCCGTGGTCTGCTTTCTGACGACGAGCCTGCATTACCTGGTCGTGGGGAATTATCTGGTGCGCAGACGAGAGCATGACTATCTAGCCTACCTGGATATGATCCCTTCCATGCCGTTGTACACCCGCATGCAGCAGGTCAAAGGCTATGTCTCCAGTAACCAGACGCGCACGGCTTGCAAGATCAGCAACACCTACGATCAACGCTTTCAGATTGAAGTCAGCCCCGAAGTCTTCTCCGTGCTGTCGAGCGCCGATGGCAAGGCCAGCCTGGGCAGGCTACTCGACCGCCACGGCAGCGGCGACGGCAAAAAGGCGCAGGTTGACGAGATCATCCGCTTGTGGACCAAACGGGTCGTCAAGCTGAGCCCGCCGGCGCGCCGATAA
- a CDS encoding HAD-IIIC family phosphatase encodes MSIALPSTSKDGQETTARLIKLLVWDLDNTIWQGTLLEGDGVQVRDGVHQTLKALDQRGILHSIASKNDHEQAMAKLKEAGLDEYFLYPQVNWNAKSSSIRSIAGSINIGLDAVAFIDDEAYEREEVKHALPEVMTLAASELATLTQRPEFSPRLVTEDAARRREMYRAAARRKLAEEQFVGPSEEFLATLGLEFTIGTLQAEDLQRAEELTLRTHQLNTTGYVYSPDELNALRQSADHLFLVASLKDHFGDYGKIGLTLVEKGHDLWTIKLFLMSCRVMSFGVGTIMMNHLLQLARAAGVRLQAEFLANQRNRMMLLTFKLAGFRQVKRSGDFIIFKHDLSQPVGADWVKYTTSDWLRVQRHPEWVKVHVAD; translated from the coding sequence GTGTCAATAGCTCTGCCTTCCACCTCGAAAGACGGACAGGAAACAACCGCACGGCTGATCAAGCTTCTGGTCTGGGATCTTGATAATACGATCTGGCAGGGCACCCTGCTTGAGGGCGACGGCGTGCAGGTGCGGGACGGCGTACACCAGACGCTCAAGGCCCTGGACCAGCGCGGCATTCTGCACTCAATTGCCAGCAAGAACGACCATGAGCAGGCCATGGCAAAGCTGAAAGAGGCGGGGCTGGATGAGTACTTCCTCTACCCCCAGGTGAACTGGAACGCGAAGTCGTCCAGCATCCGCTCAATCGCCGGCTCCATTAACATCGGTCTCGATGCGGTGGCTTTCATTGACGACGAAGCCTACGAGCGCGAAGAGGTGAAACACGCCCTCCCCGAAGTGATGACGCTGGCGGCCAGCGAGTTGGCGACCCTGACGCAGAGGCCGGAGTTCTCGCCGCGCCTGGTCACCGAAGACGCCGCCCGCCGCCGCGAGATGTACCGCGCCGCGGCGCGGCGCAAGCTGGCCGAGGAACAGTTCGTCGGGCCGAGCGAAGAGTTTCTCGCTACCCTCGGCCTGGAGTTCACTATCGGCACCCTCCAGGCGGAGGATTTGCAGCGCGCCGAAGAATTGACCCTGCGGACGCACCAGCTCAACACCACCGGCTATGTTTACTCGCCCGATGAGTTGAACGCCCTGCGCCAATCCGCCGACCACCTCTTCCTGGTCGCGAGCCTCAAAGATCACTTCGGAGACTATGGGAAGATCGGCCTGACGCTGGTCGAGAAGGGGCACGACCTCTGGACGATCAAGCTCTTCCTGATGTCCTGCCGCGTGATGTCGTTTGGCGTCGGAACCATCATGATGAACCACTTGCTTCAGCTCGCCCGTGCGGCGGGCGTCCGCTTACAGGCCGAATTTCTCGCCAACCAGAGGAACCGCATGATGCTGTTGACCTTCAAGCTCGCCGGCTTCCGGCAAGTCAAACGCTCCGGCGATTTCATCATCTTCAAACACGACCTGAGCCAGCCGGTCGGCGCGGACTGGGTGAAATACACGACCTCGGACTGGCTCAGAGTTCAACGCCATCCCGAATGGGTCAAGGTTCACGTCGCCGACTGA
- a CDS encoding helix-turn-helix domain-containing protein, translating to MKLGDVFKKERERKRLTVDDAAARLGLTATAYTEVEGGSSPIEDWAPKLAEIAIKLATPTSRLISETGKSAQAAQEDGQCGRLIRAHRESRGLSRETLATQLGWPVEQLAAVESGVSPLEQYAPLTLRFAEAVDQPIFNLFYPCGLPFTELTDYP from the coding sequence ATGAAGCTTGGCGATGTATTTAAAAAAGAGCGTGAGCGCAAGAGACTGACGGTCGATGATGCGGCGGCAAGACTCGGCCTGACGGCGACCGCCTACACGGAGGTGGAAGGCGGGTCGTCGCCGATTGAAGACTGGGCGCCGAAACTGGCCGAGATCGCCATCAAGCTGGCGACCCCGACCTCGCGCTTGATCAGCGAAACGGGCAAGTCGGCGCAAGCCGCACAAGAGGACGGCCAATGCGGGCGGCTGATCCGCGCGCACAGAGAGAGTCGCGGCCTGAGCCGCGAGACCCTGGCCACGCAACTGGGCTGGCCGGTCGAGCAACTCGCCGCCGTCGAGAGTGGCGTTAGCCCGCTGGAGCAGTACGCGCCGTTGACGCTGCGCTTCGCCGAGGCCGTCGATCAGCCCATTTTCAACCTTTTCTACCCTTGCGGCCTGCCGTTCACCGAACTGACCGACTACCCGTAA
- a CDS encoding carbamoyltransferase C-terminal domain-containing protein — protein sequence MTSENNLWVLGISASPHNGAACLLKGDEIVAAVQEERLNRIKRAAIYGAYPSLAIEYCLDYAGIGPGDLSLVVSCVTNRAKVSEQDLSLNPALRTRAHQTPVIYIPHHYGHAFSAFATSGFAEAAVLVLDGVGSPFEDFTAEEQAACRWPVADGWETISLYAAAGTAIKPLEKHLVEDFAWVGKEPSGMRTFGSLGGMYAAVAHQIFGDLHEAGKVMGLAPYGKPEIAAEEFFHIEDGRFLFHDEVTKRFRHDDRWPLRQEAYANLSASVQAALEEAVLRLTERLYELCPNDNLCYAGGVALNSVANERIVRESPFKNVYIIPAAEDSGTAIGAAYYGLWHLTKNNTRKRLVHDAVGRPYTQAQIRAAIAETPAVEPLDCEDPIAETIDRLCEGKIVGWFEGRSELGPRSLGQRSILCDARRPEAKDVLNHQVKHRESFRPFAPVVLLENVREWFDLDGACPHSPFMLRICKFHDDKQAQVPGVVHVDGTGRLQTVTREANGSLYQLAKRFYEKTGVPIILNTSFNVAGEPIVETPQDALNTLLSTGIDFCVLENQTVTKRREILFERQEVAWPERLTRQISETLQAAAGEKRGPEGDEPVRERSLHGYVGTFEHERHGRVVVEMQKDGLRATLGSGAAIRSKISSPLKRRHGDLFEVAGGTMSGYQFAFLPDRRGRVNVLALFQGNRLGNRQVFFRAPVAGDNLAASGEPFVGTYRTLDKLMTVSLEGDRLAVSTPGQPPFALVRTSATEFYLKRLPGYAVEFKTGSSGAVSAAVVTLPNEVVVLEKLDRASPEGGDGGAGIYPHQGGLNTSAAPLMTIVAGVTDD from the coding sequence ATGACCAGCGAAAACAACTTGTGGGTTCTCGGCATCAGCGCGTCGCCGCACAACGGCGCGGCCTGCCTGCTAAAGGGCGACGAGATCGTGGCGGCGGTTCAGGAGGAGCGGCTCAATCGCATCAAGCGGGCCGCCATCTATGGGGCTTACCCCTCGCTCGCCATTGAATACTGCCTTGACTACGCCGGCATCGGGCCGGGCGACCTCAGCCTCGTCGTCAGTTGCGTGACCAACCGCGCGAAGGTCTCCGAGCAGGACCTGTCGTTGAACCCGGCCCTGCGGACCCGCGCGCACCAGACGCCTGTGATCTATATCCCGCATCACTATGGTCACGCCTTCAGCGCCTTCGCCACCTCTGGCTTTGCCGAGGCGGCGGTCCTGGTTCTCGACGGCGTTGGCTCACCCTTTGAAGATTTCACGGCGGAAGAGCAGGCGGCCTGCCGCTGGCCCGTGGCAGATGGCTGGGAAACCATCTCGCTCTACGCCGCCGCCGGCACCGCCATCAAGCCGCTTGAGAAACATCTGGTCGAAGACTTCGCCTGGGTCGGCAAAGAGCCGAGCGGGATGCGGACCTTCGGCAGCCTCGGCGGCATGTACGCGGCGGTCGCTCATCAGATCTTCGGAGACCTCCACGAGGCCGGCAAAGTCATGGGACTAGCCCCTTATGGCAAGCCGGAGATCGCCGCCGAAGAATTTTTCCACATTGAGGATGGCCGTTTCCTTTTCCACGACGAGGTGACGAAACGCTTCCGCCATGATGACCGCTGGCCCTTGCGGCAAGAAGCTTACGCCAACCTGTCGGCGTCGGTGCAGGCGGCGCTGGAGGAGGCGGTGCTGCGGCTCACTGAGCGCCTCTACGAACTCTGCCCGAACGACAACCTGTGCTACGCGGGCGGCGTGGCGCTCAACAGCGTCGCCAACGAGAGGATCGTGCGCGAGTCGCCATTCAAGAATGTGTACATCATTCCGGCAGCCGAGGACAGCGGCACGGCCATCGGCGCGGCTTACTACGGCCTGTGGCACCTGACGAAAAACAACACGCGCAAGCGGCTGGTCCACGATGCGGTCGGTCGGCCCTACACGCAGGCGCAAATACGCGCGGCCATCGCCGAGACGCCGGCGGTCGAGCCGCTGGATTGCGAAGACCCCATTGCCGAGACCATCGACCGCTTGTGCGAGGGGAAGATCGTCGGCTGGTTCGAAGGCCGCTCCGAACTCGGCCCGCGGTCGCTAGGGCAGCGTAGCATACTTTGCGATGCCCGCCGGCCCGAAGCCAAAGACGTCTTGAATCATCAGGTCAAGCACCGCGAATCGTTTCGCCCCTTTGCTCCGGTCGTGTTGCTGGAGAACGTCAGGGAGTGGTTTGACCTGGACGGCGCATGCCCGCACAGCCCTTTCATGCTGCGCATCTGCAAATTCCATGACGACAAGCAGGCGCAGGTTCCGGGGGTCGTGCATGTCGATGGCACTGGCCGTTTACAGACCGTCACACGCGAGGCCAACGGCTCGCTGTATCAGTTGGCGAAACGGTTCTACGAAAAGACGGGGGTGCCGATCATTCTGAACACCTCCTTCAATGTTGCCGGCGAACCGATTGTCGAGACCCCGCAAGACGCGCTGAACACGCTGCTATCGACGGGAATCGACTTCTGCGTGCTGGAAAACCAGACCGTGACGAAGCGGCGGGAGATCCTGTTTGAGCGCCAGGAGGTGGCCTGGCCTGAGCGCCTGACGCGCCAGATCAGTGAAACCCTGCAAGCGGCAGCGGGCGAAAAACGAGGGCCGGAAGGCGATGAGCCTGTCCGCGAGCGATCACTGCACGGCTATGTCGGCACCTTTGAGCATGAACGCCATGGCCGCGTGGTCGTCGAAATGCAAAAGGATGGGTTGCGGGCGACCCTGGGGAGCGGGGCGGCTATCAGGTCGAAGATCTCTTCGCCGCTCAAGCGCCGCCACGGCGACCTGTTCGAGGTGGCCGGCGGCACCATGTCGGGCTACCAGTTCGCCTTTCTGCCGGATCGCAGAGGGCGCGTCAATGTGCTGGCGCTGTTTCAGGGCAATCGCCTCGGCAACCGCCAGGTCTTCTTTCGCGCGCCGGTCGCGGGCGATAACCTGGCGGCCTCTGGCGAGCCCTTCGTCGGCACCTACAGGACGCTTGACAAGCTGATGACGGTCAGTCTGGAAGGCGACCGCCTGGCCGTTTCGACGCCCGGTCAACCGCCTTTCGCACTGGTCAGGACCTCGGCGACGGAGTTCTATCTCAAGCGGCTTCCCGGGTACGCCGTCGAGTTCAAGACCGGCAGCTCGGGAGCGGTCAGCGCCGCCGTCGTCACGCTGCCGAATGAAGTCGTCGTGCTGGAAAAGCTAGATCGCGCCTCGCCGGAAGGCGGAGATGGCGGGGCGGGAATTTATCCGCATCAGGGCGGGCTGAATACGTCGGCAGCTCCTTTGATGACCATTGTGGCCGGCGTCACTGATGATTAG